The region GGCCGAAGCGACCCAGGATCTCGACGCCAACGCGCAGGAAGAAGTTCCTCAGCCTGAAGAGATACAGCAGCCGGCACTTCAACTCGCGGAAACGGCGGCTCTTATCGAAGAAACGGTCGAAGAAGCGCCCACTGCGGTTGTTGTTGCTGATAGCGGCGTGACGACTAACAGTGAACCAGCCGAAACACAGGCAATTGAACAACCGCAGGTTATTCACGAGCCGGTACAGGTTGAGAATACGCCAGCTACTCAGGAATCGGTCGCCGCACCAGCGCCAGCCGAGACCACGACCGTGGTGCCGCCCAGCCAGCACTATGCCGCCGCGCCGATGACTCGCGCACCAGCGCCGGCATATGTTCCGGAGGCCCCGCGCGCCAGCGACTGGCAACGCCCGGCATTCGCGTTTACCGGTAAAGGTTCTGCCGGTGGTCATGCTGCCGAGAATCAGGCCAGCGCGCCAGCGACACGGCCGGTGAAATAATATAAAAAAAGCACCTCGCTTCGGCGGGTGCTTATCCCAATTTAATGCCCGTCCATGACGGGCATTATTTTTTCAGGCAATCGTCTGCAGCAACTTGATATCCAAGCCATCGATCTTGCCTTCCAGTTGAGCGACAAACGCGCGAAAATGTGCGGTCTGCTCGTGCTCGTTGATAGCCTCCTGGCTTTTCCAGCGTTCAAAGAACACGAACGAACCAGCTTTGTTCAAC is a window of Dickeya solani IPO 2222 DNA encoding:
- a CDS encoding putative quinol monooxygenase, whose translation is MEIRIVASVQAKPEFINDVAVAVRLVVAPSRQEAGNLQYELHEELNKAGSFVFFERWKSQEAINEHEQTAHFRAFVAQLEGKIDGLDIKLLQTIA